The following proteins are co-located in the Aquarana catesbeiana isolate 2022-GZ linkage group LG02, ASM4218655v1, whole genome shotgun sequence genome:
- the RTN4RL1 gene encoding reticulon-4 receptor-like 1, with the protein MQRTGCHVDLLLVLFGLQLPFISLCPINCVCYPSPMTVSCQSHNFGVVPEGIPEISERIFLQNNQITMLLRGHFSPSLVTLWLYSNNITFIDPDTFEGFDNLEELDLGDNRYLRALAAETFQGLSRLHTLNLYKCGLSSLPSGIFNGLHSLQYLYLQNNHIEFLQDDIFIDLVNLSHLFLHGNKLWSLHQNTFRGLVNLDRLLLHQNQLQFIHKNAFHDLKRLTTLFLFNNSISELQGECLAHLFALEFLRLNDNPWDCGCKARSLWEWLQKFRGTSSSVECESPPMLQGRDLKTLKTEQYIHCSGSESLHQIKTFSTTHQISHKGHHSHHSSKEKGKDLHQNEPAAYPDSRPGNRKPGKNCTNHKNRNRISKPLSGKSIHDVQDYMPDYQLKLNFDTIPTATTKRKTKCTRRTSLRIPSGVQAPGNRCDGVRVSLLLFFMVLAVIVR; encoded by the coding sequence GATGCCACGTGGATCTACTTCTGGTTCTTTTTGGACTGCAGTTGCCTTTCATTTCACTATGCCCCATAAACTGTGTGTGTTATCCTTCACCAATGACTGTCAGCTGCCAGTCACACAACTTTGGAGTTGTACCGGAGGGCATTCCAGAAATAAGTGAGAGAATATTCCTACAAAACAATCAAATAACCATGCTCCTTCGTGGACATTTCAGCCCTTCCTTAGTCACACTGTGGCTTTATAGCAACAACATTACCTTTATAGATCCAGATACATTTGAAGGGTTTGACAACCTTGAAGAGCTGGATCTAGGGGACAATCGCTATTTGAGGGCTTTGGCAGCAGAGACCTTTCAGGGTCTGAGCAGACTTCATACCTTAAACCTGTATAAATGTGGCCTCAGTTCTTTGCCTAGTGGAATATTTAATGGCCTCCACAGTCTGCAGTATCTCTATCTTCAGAACAACCACATTGAGTTCCTACAGGATGACATCTTTATCGATTTGGTGAATCTAAGTCATTTATTTTTACATGGCAACAAGCTTTGGAGCCTCCATCAAAATACATTTAGGGGCCTGGTCAACTTAGACCGCCTTCTTCTCCATCAGAACCAACTCCAATTTATTCACAAAAATGCATTCCATGATCTTAAGAGGCTGACCACACTTTTCCTGTTTAACAACAGCATTTCTGAACTTCAGGGAGAATGTTTAGCGCACCTTTTTGCTCTAGAGTTTCTGAGATTGAATGACAACCCCTGGGACTGTGGCTGCAAAGCTAGGTCTCTGTGGGAGTGGTTACAAAAATTTAGAGGGACAAGTTCAAGTGTGGAATGTGAGTCACCTCCAATGTTGCAAGGTAGAGATCTCAAAACTTTGAAAACAGAACAATACATACACTGTTCAGGCTCTGAGTCACTTCACCAAATTAAGACATTCAGCACGACACACCAGATATCACATAAAGGACATCATTCACATCATTCctcaaaagaaaagggaaaagattTGCACCAAAATGAGCCAGCTGCCTATCCAGATTCACGTCCAGGAAATAGGAAACCTGGGAAGAACTGCACAAACCACAAAAACCGAAATCGGATCTCAAAGCCCCTCTCTGGGAAGAGCATTCATGACGTACAGGATTACATGCCGGATTATCAACTGAAATTAAATTTTGACACTATCCCCACTGCTACAACAAAGAGGAAGACTAAATGTACTCGTAGGACGTCCCTCAGGATACCCAGTGGAGTGCAGGCACCAGGCAACAGGTGTGATGGGGTCAGGGTATCTCTGCTGCTCTTTTTCATGGTCTTGGCTGTCATTGTACGCTGA